The Dasypus novemcinctus isolate mDasNov1 chromosome 2, mDasNov1.1.hap2, whole genome shotgun sequence genome includes a region encoding these proteins:
- the LOC101436203 gene encoding uncharacterized protein, translating to MLKAHGVCRIQRTWILLASEYENDMAEEVIDPSLVQTSFRTSKNMEQHLLSGHLGREDLDSSNILGNRKVVLPTKQTLMKTVPRDERVLQGTQGQGRLMDLRKMVDYASGDISQPQNVLTTKDQLDPIHGNIRSFALQGRSHLAQYRSQFHQPRESTSEGSTLHLARDLRAFDSDYFYGLEEDIFWKQVVLTTPCTEEPEEKLVPFHLGKEIPFSSGLEMQDQTVRPT from the exons ATGCTCAAGGCCCACGGGGTGTGCAGAATCCAGAGGACCTGGATACTTCTGGCATCTGAG TATGAAAATGACATGGCTGAGGAAGTAATAGATCCCAGCTTGGTGCAGACAAGTTTTAGAACCAGCAAGAACATGGAGCAACACCTGCTGTCTGGCCACTTGGGCAGGGAGGATCTGGACTCTTCCAACATTCTGGGGAACAGGAAAGTGGTCCTCCCCACCAAGCAAACCCTGATGAAAACGGTCCCCAG GGATGAGAGAGTcctccagggcactcaaggacaaGGAAGACTCATGGACCTAAGGAAAAT GGTGGACTATGCCAGTGGGGACATTTCTCAGCCACAGAACGTTCTTACCACCAAGGACCAGCTGGACCCTATACATGGGAATATAAGGAGCTTCGCACTTCAAGGGAGGTCCCATCTTGCACAGTACAGATCTCAGTTTCACCAACCAAGAGAGTCCACCTCAGAAG GGTCCACCCTCCATCTGGCCAGAGATCTACGAGCCTTTGATAGCGATTATTTTTATGGGCTTGAGGAGGACATCTTCTGGAAGCAGGTTGTCCTCACTACCCCCTGCACAGAGGAGCCAGAAGAGAAGCTCGTGCCCTTCCACCTGGGCAAGGAGATCCCATTCTCCTCTGGGCTTGAAATGCAGGACCAAACCGTGAGGCCCACATGA